The following are encoded together in the bacterium genome:
- a CDS encoding PTS sugar transporter subunit IIA, translating into MKLSEILSKDNLVLNLKSKKKDDVLKEMVAFLSKNNEIDENEVLKGIMAREEVMSTGLGQGVAIPHTKAESTKDLVVLFGRLKDGIDFKSIDGEPVYLIFMVVVPQDATVSQIKILARISRLLKHNYIREKLKVLKTKEEIIDFISQEEERHLPH; encoded by the coding sequence ATGAAATTATCTGAAATTCTTTCAAAAGACAATTTGGTTCTTAATCTTAAGTCAAAAAAGAAGGATGATGTTTTAAAGGAAATGGTAGCATTTCTCTCAAAGAATAATGAAATTGATGAGAATGAGGTTTTGAAAGGGATTATGGCAAGGGAGGAGGTAATGAGCACAGGCTTAGGTCAGGGTGTTGCTATTCCCCATACAAAGGCAGAAAGCACAAAGGATCTTGTGGTTTTATTTGGAAGGCTAAAGGATGGAATTGATTTTAAAAGCATAGATGGAGAGCCTGTTTATTTAATATTTATGGTTGTTGTCCCACAGGATGCCACTGTTTCCCAAATAAAGATATTGGCAAGAATCTCAAGGCTTCTTAAGCACAATTATATCAGGGAGAAGCTTAAGGTATTAAAAACAAAGGAAGAAATTATTGATTTTATTAGCCAAGAAGAGGAAAGACATCTTCCCCATTAA
- the recA gene encoding recombinase RecA — MEQQKKQALEIALSQIEKNFGKGAIMRLGDSKAKMNVSAIPTGALTLDMAIGVGGVPRGRVIEVFGMESSGKTTLCLSILAQAQKAGGVCAFIDVEHALDPSYARKVGVDVDNLLVSQPDTGEQALEIAENLVRSGAIDAIVIDSVAALVTKEEIEGEMGDSHIALQARLMSQALRKLTSVISKSKAVVLFINQLRQKIGVMFGPTETTPGGHALKFYSSVRLDMKRKENLTKGDEIIGSRVRIKVVKNKVAPPFKDAEIEIYYNEGISYEASLIDLGLEKGVITQKGAFYSYKEKTLGQGRENVRNFLKTNKEVASAIEKEIREKSAK; from the coding sequence ATGGAACAACAAAAAAAACAGGCATTAGAGATTGCCCTTTCTCAAATTGAGAAGAATTTTGGCAAAGGGGCAATCATGAGGCTGGGAGACAGCAAGGCAAAGATGAATGTTTCTGCTATTCCTACCGGTGCATTAACCTTGGATATGGCAATTGGTGTGGGAGGGGTTCCCAGGGGAAGGGTGATCGAGGTATTTGGTATGGAATCATCGGGAAAGACAACCCTTTGCTTAAGCATATTAGCACAGGCACAAAAAGCTGGTGGTGTTTGTGCATTTATTGATGTAGAACATGCCTTAGACCCAAGCTATGCAAGGAAGGTTGGGGTTGATGTGGATAATCTATTAGTCTCCCAACCCGATACCGGAGAGCAGGCATTAGAGATTGCCGAAAACCTTGTTAGGTCGGGTGCAATTGATGCGATTGTTATAGACTCGGTAGCCGCTTTGGTAACCAAAGAAGAAATAGAGGGAGAAATGGGAGATAGCCATATTGCATTACAAGCAAGGCTGATGTCTCAAGCCTTGAGGAAGCTTACCTCAGTAATCTCAAAGTCAAAGGCGGTGGTTCTCTTTATCAACCAATTAAGGCAAAAGATTGGGGTTATGTTTGGACCAACTGAGACAACACCCGGTGGTCATGCTTTAAAATTCTATTCCTCTGTCAGGCTTGATATGAAAAGAAAGGAGAATCTAACCAAAGGGGATGAGATTATCGGAAGTAGGGTAAGAATAAAGGTGGTAAAAAACAAGGTTGCCCCCCCCTTTAAGGATGCCGAGATAGAGATTTATTATAACGAAGGCATCTCCTATGAGGCATCCCTCATTGATTTAGGCCTAGAAAAAGGGGTAATCACCCAAAAGGGTGCATTCTATTCCTACAAAGAAAAAACCCTTGGTCAGGGAAGAGAAAATGTAAGGAATTTCCTAAAGACAAACAAAGAGGTAGCATCAGCAATAGAGAAAGAGATAAGGGAGAAATCAGCTAAATGA